A single genomic interval of Candidatus Zixiibacteriota bacterium harbors:
- a CDS encoding GIY-YIG nuclease family protein, with protein MSQYYVYIVASDRHGTLYTGITGDLVGRIYQHKSGSVEGFTKKYKVHRLVYYETHDDVYAAITREKQIKKWRRAWKIRMIEKENPNWEDLYESVV; from the coding sequence GTCGCGAGCGATAGACACGGTACACTCTACACAGGGATAACCGGCGACCTTGTCGGCCGCATCTATCAGCACAAGTCAGGAAGCGTGGAGGGTTTTACCAAAAAGTATAAGGTTCATCGCCTAGTCTACTATGAAACGCATGATGATGTCTACGCTGCAATCACTCGTGAGAAACAGATCAAGAAATGGCGTAGGGCATGGAAGATACGGATGATAGAAAAAGAGAATCCCAATTGGGAGGACCTTTACGAATCAGTAGTCTAA